The following coding sequences lie in one Vicinamibacterales bacterium genomic window:
- the murA gene encoding UDP-N-acetylglucosamine 1-carboxyvinyltransferase — translation MASLKVIGGRALSGRVAVEGNKNSALPLIAACMLTEQTCELSNVPRIRDVDVLLDLMASLGAQVEGRGTNTLRITCAQVTGDRPDPTLVGRLRGSVLLLGPLLARRGAARLAPPGGDFPTRRTISTHLAALIALGARPLDEPGHAIECPDGLTGASFYLDEASVTGTETALLAAVAAKGPSEIRHAAMEPHVVELCRFLAAMGAGIEGGGTSTIRVEPPARLRGASQRLWGDYIEAGSWGVVAAITNGHIEVTGARSQDLEVISAPLLRMGLDCSYRDDTLRVAPSSLVAVRRITTGVWPGFPSDLVSLVTVLATQAEGRTLVHDWLYELRLFALEQMSAMRADLFLCDPHRIIVSGPAKLRGRALDSRDLRSGMALIAAALAAEGESQITPLETVERGYASLIERLRSLGAQVERVGG, via the coding sequence ATGGCTAGTCTGAAAGTCATCGGCGGGCGGGCGTTGTCGGGACGTGTCGCGGTCGAAGGCAACAAGAACTCGGCGCTGCCGCTGATCGCCGCCTGCATGCTGACCGAGCAGACGTGCGAGCTCTCGAACGTGCCGCGCATTCGTGATGTCGATGTCCTGCTCGACCTCATGGCGTCGCTCGGCGCGCAGGTCGAGGGACGCGGCACCAACACGCTGCGAATCACTTGCGCGCAGGTGACCGGCGACCGGCCCGACCCTACGCTGGTCGGGCGGCTGCGCGGCTCGGTGCTCCTCCTCGGGCCGCTACTCGCGCGGCGCGGGGCGGCGCGGCTCGCCCCTCCGGGCGGCGATTTTCCGACGCGCCGGACGATCTCCACCCACCTCGCCGCGCTGATCGCGCTGGGCGCCCGCCCGCTCGATGAGCCGGGCCACGCGATCGAGTGCCCCGATGGCCTGACCGGAGCGTCTTTTTATCTCGACGAAGCGTCGGTGACCGGCACAGAGACGGCGCTCCTGGCCGCGGTCGCCGCGAAAGGCCCCTCAGAGATCCGGCATGCCGCCATGGAGCCGCACGTCGTCGAGTTGTGCCGGTTCCTCGCGGCGATGGGTGCCGGGATCGAAGGGGGAGGGACGTCAACCATCCGCGTCGAGCCGCCGGCGCGCCTGCGCGGCGCCTCACAGCGGCTGTGGGGCGACTATATCGAAGCGGGAAGCTGGGGCGTCGTCGCCGCGATCACCAACGGCCACATCGAGGTCACCGGGGCGCGCTCGCAGGATCTCGAAGTCATCTCGGCGCCGCTGCTGCGGATGGGCCTCGACTGCTCGTATCGAGACGACACCCTGCGGGTCGCGCCGTCGTCGCTCGTCGCGGTTCGCCGCATCACGACCGGCGTGTGGCCGGGGTTTCCGAGCGACCTCGTCAGCCTGGTGACGGTGCTGGCGACCCAGGCGGAGGGCCGAACGCTCGTGCACGACTGGCTGTACGAACTGCGCCTGTTCGCGCTCGAGCAGATGAGCGCGATGCGCGCCGACCTTTTCCTGTGCGATCCCCACCGCATCATCGTGAGCGGGCCGGCGAAGCTCCGCGGGCGCGCGCTCGACAGCCGCGACCTGCGATCGGGAATGGCGCTCATCGCCGCGGCGCTCGCCGCCGAAGGAGAGAGCCAGATCACGCCGCTCGAGACGGTTGAACGGGGATACGCCTCGTTGATTGAGCGACTGCGGAGCCTCGGGGCGCAAGTGGAGAGAGTGGGCGGTTAG
- the murB gene encoding UDP-N-acetylmuramate dehydrogenase, which produces MSFDGRPPAIAGVPAERLRQNAPLAPFSTFKVGGPADWLLLARDAREVRAGIEAARAAGAPFTILGGGSNVLIADAGVRGLVIRVHGGEANTIGDGLVRADAGLTINGLVRWTINRGVAGLEAWAGTPGTVGGAIYGNAHFRGRLIGDLVDGVELLAAEGQVIRLSTAAMEFGYDRSRLQRTREVVLSADFRVGAGDPAALRLVARESLAYRKRTQPLEAASAGCIFQNPDPAVDCVPDGVPPSAGALVDRAGLKGARHDGAQVSQTHANFIVNEGNATAAAIRRLIERCRDGVRARFGVELRDEIVYLGEF; this is translated from the coding sequence GTGAGCTTCGATGGCCGCCCGCCGGCGATCGCCGGGGTGCCGGCCGAACGCCTGCGGCAGAACGCACCGCTGGCGCCGTTCTCCACGTTCAAAGTCGGCGGTCCAGCCGACTGGCTGCTGCTGGCGCGCGATGCGCGTGAGGTGCGTGCTGGAATCGAGGCGGCGAGAGCCGCCGGCGCGCCGTTCACGATCCTCGGCGGTGGCTCGAACGTGCTCATCGCCGATGCCGGGGTCCGCGGCCTCGTCATTCGTGTGCACGGCGGGGAAGCCAACACGATCGGTGACGGGCTGGTCCGCGCGGATGCCGGGCTGACGATCAACGGGCTCGTGCGATGGACGATCAACCGGGGCGTGGCCGGACTGGAAGCCTGGGCCGGCACGCCGGGCACGGTCGGGGGCGCGATCTACGGCAACGCACACTTCAGGGGGCGCCTCATCGGCGATCTTGTCGACGGCGTCGAGCTGCTCGCGGCCGAGGGCCAGGTGATTCGGCTGTCGACTGCGGCGATGGAATTCGGCTACGACCGCAGCCGGCTGCAGCGGACCCGCGAGGTCGTGCTATCCGCCGATTTCCGCGTGGGCGCTGGCGATCCCGCCGCGCTACGGCTGGTGGCGCGGGAATCGCTTGCCTATCGCAAGCGAACGCAGCCGCTCGAGGCGGCGAGCGCAGGGTGCATTTTCCAGAACCCGGATCCCGCCGTGGACTGCGTGCCGGACGGCGTGCCGCCGTCAGCCGGAGCGCTCGTCGATCGGGCGGGACTGAAGGGGGCTCGCCACGATGGGGCGCAGGTCTCGCAGACGCATGCCAATTTCATCGTCAACGAAGGGAACGCGACCGCCGCCGCGATCCGGCGGCTCATCGAGCGCTGTCGCGACGGCGTTCGCGCGAGATTCGGTGTCGAACTCAGAGACGAGATCGTTTATCTGGGAGAATTCTGA